The Lysobacter enzymogenes genome window below encodes:
- a CDS encoding succinate dehydrogenase assembly factor 2 — translation MSDTPSAEDRDELELRRLRWRCRRGMRELDQLFGRYLDRAWRQSSEHERGVFLRLLETEDDKLWHWFMGHEEAQDAQLQALVEKIRNLPV, via the coding sequence ATGAGCGATACCCCTTCGGCCGAAGACCGCGACGAGCTCGAACTGCGCCGCCTGCGCTGGCGCTGCCGCCGCGGCATGCGCGAACTCGACCAGTTGTTCGGCCGTTATCTCGACCGCGCGTGGCGGCAGTCTTCCGAACACGAGCGCGGGGTTTTCCTACGGCTGCTGGAAACCGAGGACGATAAGCTCTGGCACTGGTTCATGGGCCACGAGGAAGCGCAGGATGCGCAACTACAGGCGTTGGTGGAGAAGATCCGCAACCTGCCGGTGTGA
- a CDS encoding MAPEG family protein produces the protein MDTKTIFLPALAMAALTCVVWLRLFYVRIGQMKRDRIHPQSVATSAQAVAKLTESKAADNFRNLFELPVLFYLALAVAAFNGFADAATLALAWLFVALRIAHSAIQCGYNKVMHRFYAYAAGGAVLWALWLRIGYGLLAS, from the coding sequence ATGGACACGAAGACGATCTTCCTTCCCGCGCTGGCGATGGCCGCGCTGACCTGCGTGGTGTGGCTGCGTCTGTTCTACGTGCGCATCGGCCAGATGAAGCGCGACCGCATCCACCCGCAATCGGTCGCGACCTCGGCGCAGGCGGTGGCGAAGCTGACCGAATCCAAGGCCGCGGACAATTTCCGCAACCTGTTCGAACTGCCGGTGCTGTTCTACCTGGCGCTGGCGGTGGCCGCGTTCAACGGCTTCGCCGATGCCGCGACGCTGGCGCTGGCGTGGCTGTTCGTCGCCCTGCGCATCGCCCACAGCGCGATCCAGTGCGGCTACAACAAGGTCATGCACCGCTTCTATGCCTACGCCGCCGGCGGCGCGGTGTTGTGGGCGCTGTGGCTGCGCATCGGCTACGGCTTGCTGGCGTCGTAG
- a CDS encoding succinate dehydrogenase iron-sulfur subunit has protein sequence MAQFSLPKNSKIQKGRHWATPGAKQPRTFKVYRWNPDDGMNPRVDTYEVDLASCGPMVLDALIKIKNEIDPTLTFRRSCREGICGSCAMNIDGTNTLACTRAIADCGDAKNDVPIYPLPHMDVVKDLVPDLTHFYAQYASIRPWLRTQSPTPSDRERLQTPADREKLDGLYECILCACCSTSCPSYWWNGDRYLGPAILLQAYRWIIDSRDEDTGARLDDLEDPFKLYRCHTIMNCARTCPKGLNPAQAIGEIKKLMLQRRI, from the coding sequence ATGGCCCAATTCTCACTGCCTAAGAACTCCAAGATCCAGAAGGGCCGCCACTGGGCGACGCCGGGCGCCAAGCAGCCGCGCACCTTCAAGGTCTACCGCTGGAACCCCGACGACGGCATGAACCCGCGCGTCGACACCTACGAAGTCGATCTGGCTTCGTGCGGCCCGATGGTTCTGGACGCGCTGATCAAGATCAAGAACGAGATCGACCCGACCCTGACCTTCCGCCGCTCCTGCCGCGAAGGCATCTGCGGTTCGTGCGCGATGAACATCGACGGCACCAACACCCTGGCGTGCACCCGCGCCATCGCCGATTGCGGCGACGCCAAGAACGATGTGCCGATCTATCCGCTGCCGCACATGGACGTGGTCAAGGATCTGGTTCCGGATCTGACCCACTTCTACGCGCAGTACGCGTCGATCCGCCCGTGGCTGCGCACCCAGAGCCCGACCCCGTCGGACCGCGAACGCCTGCAGACCCCGGCCGACCGCGAGAAGCTCGACGGCCTGTACGAGTGCATCCTGTGCGCGTGCTGCTCGACCAGCTGCCCGAGCTACTGGTGGAACGGCGACCGCTACCTCGGCCCGGCGATCCTGCTGCAGGCCTATCGATGGATCATCGATTCGCGCGATGAGGACACCGGCGCGCGCCTCGACGATCTGGAAGATCCGTTCAAGCTGTATCGCTGCCACACGATCATGAACTGCGCGCGGACCTGCCCGAAGGGCTTGAACCCGGCGCAGGCGATCGGCGAGATCAAGAAGCTGATGTTGCAGCGGCGGATTTGA
- the sdhA gene encoding succinate dehydrogenase flavoprotein subunit — MIVVGAGGAGLRATFGLAQKGLKTACITKVFPTRSHTVAAQGGVAAALANMGDDNWKYHFYDTVKGSDWLGDQDAIEYMCREAIPAIIELEHYGVPFSRTDDGKIYQRPFGGMTTKFGKGPPAQRTCAAADRTGHAILHTLYQQSLAHDAQFFIEYFALDLIMDEHGACRGVLALDMAEGTLHLFKAQGTVLATGGYGRAYFSATSAHTCTGDGGGMALRAGLGMQDMEFVQFHPTGIYGAGCLITEGVRGEGGILRNSSGERFMERYAPSVKDLAPRDMVSRAMTMEIRDGRGVGEHKDHILLDLTHLGPEVIHKKLPGIAESARIFAGVDVEKQPIPVIPTVHYNMGGIPTNYHGEVVQLRDGNPDAVVPGLYAIGEAACVSVHGANRLGSNSLLDLVVFGRAVANRCAETITPDAKQAPLAADACDIALARLDKLRNASGSTPTSVIRDKMQRTMQADAAVFRTSQTLAEGVAKMRDIHASFADVKVTDRSMVWNSDLIETFELANLLDQALVTIVSAENRKESRGAHAHEDFPERDDQHWQKHTLCWVDEKGNTRIDYRPVHMQPMTGDVESIPPAKRVY, encoded by the coding sequence ATGATCGTGGTCGGCGCCGGCGGCGCCGGCCTGCGCGCGACCTTCGGCCTGGCCCAGAAGGGCCTGAAGACCGCCTGCATCACCAAGGTGTTCCCGACCCGTTCGCACACCGTAGCGGCGCAGGGCGGCGTGGCCGCGGCGCTGGCCAACATGGGCGACGACAACTGGAAGTACCACTTCTACGACACCGTCAAGGGCTCGGACTGGCTCGGCGACCAGGACGCCATCGAGTACATGTGCCGCGAGGCGATTCCGGCCATCATCGAGCTGGAACACTACGGCGTGCCGTTCTCGCGCACCGACGACGGCAAGATCTACCAGCGTCCGTTCGGCGGCATGACCACCAAGTTCGGCAAGGGCCCGCCGGCGCAGCGCACCTGCGCGGCGGCCGACCGCACCGGCCACGCGATCCTGCACACCCTGTACCAGCAGTCGCTGGCGCACGACGCGCAGTTCTTCATCGAATACTTCGCCCTCGACCTGATCATGGACGAGCACGGCGCCTGCCGCGGCGTGCTCGCGCTGGACATGGCCGAAGGCACCTTGCACCTGTTCAAGGCGCAGGGCACGGTGCTGGCCACCGGCGGCTACGGCCGCGCCTACTTCAGCGCCACCTCGGCCCACACCTGCACCGGCGACGGCGGCGGCATGGCCCTGCGCGCCGGCCTGGGCATGCAGGACATGGAGTTCGTGCAGTTCCACCCGACCGGCATCTACGGCGCCGGCTGCCTCATCACCGAAGGCGTGCGCGGCGAAGGCGGCATCCTGCGCAACAGCAGCGGCGAGCGCTTCATGGAGCGCTACGCGCCGAGCGTCAAGGACCTCGCCCCGCGCGACATGGTCAGCCGCGCGATGACCATGGAAATCCGCGACGGCCGCGGCGTCGGCGAGCACAAGGACCACATCCTGCTCGACCTGACCCACCTCGGCCCGGAAGTGATCCACAAGAAGCTGCCGGGCATCGCCGAATCGGCGCGCATCTTCGCCGGCGTCGACGTCGAGAAGCAGCCGATCCCGGTGATCCCGACCGTGCACTACAACATGGGCGGCATCCCGACCAACTACCACGGCGAAGTGGTGCAGCTGCGCGACGGCAACCCCGACGCGGTGGTGCCGGGCCTGTACGCGATCGGCGAAGCGGCCTGCGTGTCGGTGCACGGCGCCAACCGCCTGGGCTCGAACTCGCTGCTCGACCTGGTGGTGTTCGGCCGCGCGGTCGCCAACCGTTGCGCCGAGACGATTACGCCCGACGCCAAGCAGGCGCCGCTCGCCGCGGACGCCTGCGACATCGCCCTGGCGCGCCTGGACAAGCTGCGCAACGCCAGCGGCAGCACCCCGACCTCGGTCATCCGCGACAAGATGCAGCGCACCATGCAGGCCGACGCGGCGGTGTTCCGCACCAGCCAGACCCTGGCCGAAGGCGTGGCCAAGATGCGCGACATCCACGCCTCGTTCGCCGACGTCAAGGTCACCGACCGTTCGATGGTGTGGAACTCGGACCTGATCGAGACCTTCGAGCTGGCCAACCTGCTCGATCAGGCGCTGGTCACCATCGTGTCCGCCGAGAACCGCAAGGAATCGCGCGGCGCGCACGCGCACGAGGACTTCCCCGAGCGCGACGACCAGCACTGGCAGAAGCACACGCTGTGCTGGGTGGACGAGAAGGGCAATACCCGCATCGACTATCGCCCCGTCCACATGCAGCCGATGACGGGGGATGTCGAATCGATCCCGCCGGCCAAGCGCGTCTACTGA
- the sdhD gene encoding succinate dehydrogenase, hydrophobic membrane anchor protein, which yields MSIFSQKQLRTPLKSARGLGSAKDGTHHFVVQRVTAIALIFLCLYVIGLIVSWIGGDYASVRASVAHPCNAVLLSAFVIAMFLHARLGLQVVVEDYVHAPLLAAASQIAIVFVCAVAALASVLAIIRIALGA from the coding sequence ATGAGCATCTTCAGCCAAAAGCAACTGCGCACTCCGCTCAAGAGCGCGCGCGGCCTGGGTTCGGCGAAGGACGGCACCCACCACTTCGTGGTCCAGCGGGTCACCGCGATCGCGCTGATCTTCCTTTGCCTGTACGTGATCGGCCTGATCGTGTCGTGGATCGGCGGCGATTACGCCAGCGTCCGCGCCAGCGTCGCCCATCCCTGCAACGCGGTGCTGCTGAGCGCGTTCGTCATCGCGATGTTCTTGCACGCCAGGCTCGGCCTGCAGGTCGTGGTCGAAGACTACGTGCACGCGCCGCTGCTCGCGGCCGCTTCGCAGATCGCCATCGTTTTCGTTTGCGCAGTCGCGGCCCTGGCCAGCGTTCTCGCCATCATCCGCATCGCGCTGGGAGCCTGA
- the sdhC gene encoding succinate dehydrogenase, cytochrome b556 subunit, giving the protein MANRERPLSPHLQVYRWQVQMATSILHRATGVILSVGALLIAWGLSALAAGPDAWASFIACARSPLGFLILFGWTWAFAYHLLNGIRHLVQDAGFGYKVQTFVRSAWTSVVGSLVLTALIWIVAMMSRGGA; this is encoded by the coding sequence ATGGCGAACCGCGAACGACCTTTGTCGCCACACCTGCAGGTTTACCGCTGGCAGGTTCAGATGGCGACCTCGATCCTGCACCGAGCCACCGGTGTCATCCTTTCCGTCGGCGCCCTGCTGATCGCCTGGGGCCTCAGCGCCCTGGCCGCCGGGCCGGACGCCTGGGCGAGCTTCATCGCCTGCGCGCGTTCGCCGCTCGGCTTCCTGATCCTGTTCGGCTGGACCTGGGCCTTCGCCTACCACCTGCTCAACGGCATCCGTCACCTGGTCCAGGACGCGGGCTTCGGCTACAAGGTCCAGACCTTCGTCCGCAGCGCCTGGACCAGCGTCGTCGGCAGCCTGGTGCTGACCGCGCTGATCTGGATCGTCGCCATGATGTCGCGAGGTGGCGCATGA
- a CDS encoding DUF1674 domain-containing protein, with protein sequence MIGETTPEARSDDASETAATPVSGASETGGHSPSAKDAPKEHGGREGLEPTRYGDWEKNGRCIDF encoded by the coding sequence ATGATAGGCGAAACCACCCCGGAAGCACGTTCGGACGACGCGTCCGAGACCGCGGCGACTCCCGTGTCCGGCGCGTCCGAGACGGGAGGCCATTCGCCTTCCGCCAAGGACGCTCCCAAAGAGCACGGTGGTCGCGAAGGTCTCGAGCCGACCCGCTACGGCGACTGGGAAAAGAACGGACGCTGCATCGATTTCTAG
- a CDS encoding YgfZ/GcvT domain-containing protein produces MPDNPHALPGQAFALPGQRLIALEGRDAAVFAQAQFMNDVKGLADGHWQWSGWLTPKGRAVALFALLRLSAERIWLVVPDADADALVEALKRFVFRSKVAIATREDQVIEGRFGAPERASGAAIDGNGDDSVEIDLSGDGGARTLRIVAAGRAAAADADLAERWAEADLRHGLPRLPASQASQWTPQQLSLDRLRGYSVKKGCYPGQEIVARTHFLGKAKRGLALYRSEGPVEAGAKLMAGEETLGEIVACAGDWALAVTGLDREPTPAQAGATQLQPQPLSAGLER; encoded by the coding sequence ATGCCTGACAACCCGCACGCCTTGCCCGGACAGGCCTTCGCCCTGCCCGGCCAACGACTCATCGCCCTGGAAGGCCGCGACGCCGCGGTTTTCGCCCAGGCGCAATTCATGAACGACGTCAAGGGCTTGGCCGACGGCCACTGGCAATGGAGCGGCTGGCTGACGCCCAAAGGCCGCGCCGTGGCGCTGTTCGCGCTGCTGCGGCTGTCCGCGGAGCGCATCTGGCTGGTCGTGCCCGATGCCGACGCCGATGCGCTGGTGGAGGCGCTCAAGCGCTTCGTGTTCCGCAGCAAGGTCGCGATCGCCACGCGTGAAGACCAGGTGATCGAGGGCCGTTTCGGCGCGCCCGAGCGGGCTTCGGGCGCGGCGATCGACGGCAACGGCGACGACAGCGTAGAGATCGACCTGAGCGGCGACGGCGGCGCGCGGACTTTGCGCATCGTGGCGGCCGGGCGCGCGGCCGCGGCCGATGCCGATCTCGCCGAACGCTGGGCCGAGGCCGACCTGCGCCACGGCCTGCCGCGGCTGCCGGCGTCACAGGCCTCGCAATGGACGCCGCAGCAGTTGTCGCTGGACCGTTTGCGCGGCTACAGCGTCAAGAAAGGCTGCTATCCGGGTCAGGAAATCGTCGCCCGCACCCATTTTCTCGGCAAGGCCAAGCGCGGACTGGCGCTGTATCGCAGCGAGGGGCCGGTCGAAGCCGGCGCCAAGCTCATGGCCGGCGAGGAGACGCTCGGCGAGATCGTCGCGTGCGCTGGCGATTGGGCGCTCGCGGTGACCGGACTGGATCGCGAGCCGACGCCGGCCCAGGCCGGCGCGACGCAATTGCAGCCGCAGCCGTTGAGCGCGGGGCTGGAGCGCTGA
- a CDS encoding S1 family peptidase, with the protein MSPLLFALAALALPALAAPPRNNAPVVASAAELAVYVPPSMLTSSTYLPRTNMWVEPGKALGDALDEVGRRYFPALHVVPAAKDERYGLLLDLAPKWSSEGGKLTLSVPYDVYGADGKKLTSGSAEQSTALKYGNFGASAQAVTRQAVQQVMAQVQGALQPDPVKFPATGATAKIDLTALVDRSKPLRTGTAFFVNKDGQLLTAAHVARNCVAMEAHQDGATFPVKARAASDLLDVAVLDSGKPRAAALALRQGQAIELGESITSVGYPLKGVLGDSPNVTRGNVSASRGPRGSMGMFQFSAPIQPGNSGGPIVSDNGELLGVAVSTLNAESMAKLGLIPQNVNFALDGRYVAMFLQREKVPFETLRAQGAGSMQTANQAALSNTVQLNCYQ; encoded by the coding sequence GTGTCACCCCTGCTTTTCGCGCTCGCCGCGCTGGCCCTGCCCGCGCTGGCGGCGCCGCCGCGCAACAACGCGCCGGTCGTCGCCAGCGCCGCCGAACTGGCGGTGTACGTGCCGCCGTCGATGCTGACCTCCAGCACCTACCTGCCGCGCACCAACATGTGGGTGGAGCCGGGCAAGGCCCTGGGCGACGCGCTCGACGAGGTCGGGCGCCGCTATTTTCCGGCCCTGCACGTGGTCCCGGCGGCCAAGGACGAGCGCTACGGCCTGCTGCTGGATCTGGCGCCGAAGTGGTCGAGCGAGGGCGGCAAGCTGACCCTGTCCGTGCCCTACGACGTTTACGGCGCCGACGGCAAGAAGCTCACCAGCGGCAGCGCCGAGCAGAGCACCGCGCTGAAGTACGGCAACTTCGGCGCCAGCGCCCAGGCCGTGACCCGGCAGGCGGTGCAGCAGGTGATGGCGCAGGTGCAGGGCGCGCTGCAGCCCGACCCGGTCAAGTTCCCGGCCACCGGCGCGACCGCGAAGATCGACCTGACCGCGCTGGTCGACCGCAGCAAGCCGCTGCGCACCGGCACCGCGTTCTTCGTCAACAAGGACGGCCAGTTGCTGACCGCCGCGCACGTGGCGCGCAACTGCGTGGCGATGGAAGCGCACCAGGACGGCGCGACCTTCCCGGTCAAGGCGCGCGCGGCCAGCGACCTGCTCGACGTCGCCGTGCTCGACTCGGGCAAGCCGCGCGCCGCGGCGCTGGCGCTGCGCCAGGGCCAGGCGATCGAGCTCGGCGAGTCGATCACCAGCGTCGGCTATCCGCTCAAGGGCGTGCTCGGCGATTCGCCCAACGTCACCCGCGGCAACGTCAGCGCCAGCCGCGGGCCGCGCGGTTCGATGGGCATGTTCCAGTTCTCCGCGCCGATCCAGCCCGGCAACAGCGGCGGCCCGATCGTGTCGGACAACGGCGAACTGCTCGGCGTGGCGGTCAGCACGCTCAACGCCGAGAGCATGGCCAAGCTCGGGCTGATTCCGCAGAACGTCAACTTCGCCCTCGACGGGCGCTATGTGGCGATGTTCCTGCAACGCGAGAAGGTGCCGTTCGAGACCTTGCGCGCGCAGGGCGCGGGCAGCATGCAGACGGCCAATCAGGCCGCGCTGTCGAACACCGTCCAGCTCAACTGCTACCAGTAA
- the asnB gene encoding asparagine synthase (glutamine-hydrolyzing) — protein sequence MCGLAGLLRPRNDLDQEHLQALAATMGEALHHRGPDDDGVWADPQAGIALAHRRLSILDLSPLGHQPMASADGRYVIAYNGEVYNFAELREQLQGLGHGFRGHSDTEVLLAAVSQWGVEAAIARCNGMFAIALWDRERAELWLARDRVGKKPLYYGWAGDTLVFGSELKALWRHPQFDNGVDRDALALLLRYDYVPSPYCIHADTWKLAPGALLRFDAAAVARGAGAHDPARDQQRYWNATERMQAAIADPFDGDIDAAEDRLDELLREAVGLRMVADVPVGVFLSGGTDSSVVTSLMQALNPKPVQSFTIGFEGSHHDEAPLALEVARHLGTAHTELYVSGSDALAVVPRLPAMFDEPFADASQVPTALVCKLARDLVTVALSGDGGDELFFGYKRYERALRNLSLLHRVPVPLRRWLAGRAQGHGEASRAGGFAAFAAEMGARGIGDVYRNRIVRWRFPQAAVPGAQLPPTLYDLAEPLGGRGSAADAMMLADYSVYLPDDLLCKVDRASMAVGLEARAPLLDTRVAEFAWSLPLHYKRGDDGGSKHLLKRVLRRYLPDAMVDRGKRGFGAPVSQWLHGDLREWAEALLDPQLLRAQGYFDADLVHGLWRAFLDGEKRWHTHLWNVLMFQAWHEHWRQQRDGAGEALARSSSGDGGL from the coding sequence ATGTGCGGACTGGCCGGACTGCTGCGTCCGCGCAACGATCTCGACCAGGAGCACCTGCAGGCGCTCGCCGCTACGATGGGCGAAGCGCTGCATCACCGCGGCCCCGACGACGACGGCGTCTGGGCCGATCCGCAGGCCGGCATCGCGCTCGCGCATCGCCGGCTCAGCATTCTCGATCTGTCGCCGCTGGGCCATCAGCCGATGGCGTCGGCCGACGGGCGTTACGTGATCGCCTACAACGGCGAGGTCTACAACTTCGCCGAACTGCGCGAGCAGTTGCAGGGCCTCGGCCATGGTTTCCGCGGCCATTCCGACACCGAAGTGCTGCTGGCGGCGGTGTCGCAGTGGGGCGTGGAAGCGGCGATCGCGCGCTGCAACGGCATGTTCGCCATCGCCCTGTGGGACCGCGAGCGCGCCGAGCTGTGGCTGGCGCGCGACCGGGTCGGCAAGAAGCCGCTGTACTACGGCTGGGCCGGCGACACCCTGGTGTTCGGTTCCGAACTCAAGGCCTTGTGGCGGCATCCGCAGTTCGACAACGGCGTCGACCGCGACGCGCTGGCGCTGCTGCTGCGCTACGACTACGTGCCGTCGCCGTATTGCATCCACGCCGATACCTGGAAGCTGGCGCCGGGCGCGTTGCTGCGTTTCGACGCCGCCGCGGTCGCGCGCGGCGCCGGCGCGCACGATCCCGCGCGCGACCAGCAGCGTTACTGGAACGCGACCGAGCGCATGCAGGCGGCGATCGCCGATCCGTTCGACGGCGACATCGACGCGGCCGAAGACCGTCTCGACGAACTGCTGCGCGAAGCGGTCGGCCTGCGCATGGTCGCCGACGTGCCGGTCGGCGTGTTCCTGTCCGGCGGCACCGATTCGTCGGTGGTGACCTCGCTGATGCAGGCGCTCAATCCCAAGCCGGTGCAGAGCTTCACCATCGGCTTCGAGGGCTCGCACCACGACGAAGCGCCGCTGGCGCTGGAAGTGGCGCGCCATCTGGGCACCGCGCACACCGAGCTTTACGTCAGCGGCAGCGATGCGCTGGCGGTGGTGCCGCGCTTGCCGGCGATGTTCGACGAACCCTTCGCCGACGCCTCGCAGGTGCCGACCGCGCTGGTGTGCAAGCTGGCGCGCGACCTGGTCACGGTGGCGCTGTCGGGCGACGGCGGCGACGAATTGTTCTTCGGCTACAAACGCTACGAACGCGCGCTGCGCAACCTGAGCCTGTTGCATCGCGTGCCGGTGCCGCTGCGGCGTTGGCTGGCCGGGCGCGCGCAGGGCCACGGCGAGGCCTCGCGCGCCGGCGGGTTCGCCGCGTTCGCCGCGGAAATGGGCGCGCGCGGCATCGGCGACGTCTACCGCAACCGGATCGTGCGCTGGCGCTTCCCGCAAGCGGCGGTGCCCGGCGCGCAACTGCCGCCGACCCTGTACGACCTCGCCGAACCGCTCGGCGGACGCGGCAGCGCGGCCGACGCGATGATGCTGGCCGACTACAGCGTCTATCTGCCCGACGACCTGCTGTGCAAGGTCGACCGCGCCAGCATGGCGGTCGGGCTGGAGGCGCGCGCGCCGTTGCTGGACACGCGCGTGGCCGAGTTCGCCTGGTCGCTGCCGCTGCACTACAAGCGCGGCGACGACGGCGGCAGCAAGCACCTGCTCAAGCGGGTGCTGCGGCGCTATCTGCCCGATGCCATGGTCGACCGCGGCAAGCGCGGGTTCGGCGCGCCGGTGTCGCAGTGGCTGCACGGCGATCTGCGCGAATGGGCCGAGGCTTTGCTCGATCCGCAGCTGTTGCGCGCGCAAGGCTATTTCGACGCCGATCTGGTCCACGGTTTGTGGCGCGCCTTCCTCGACGGCGAGAAGCGCTGGCATACGCATCTGTGGAACGTGCTGATGTTCCAGGCCTGGCACGAGCACTGGCGCCAGCAGCGCGACGGCGCCGGCGAGGCGCTGGCGCGTTCCAGCAGCGGCGACGGCGGGCTCTGA
- a CDS encoding thiamine pyrophosphate-dependent enzyme, with protein sequence MPNFNPVASPIPARMKGLNRAEICDVNFVEFVKAWNGRADARPSPNEAILDGSALDARGFRELFESQLISRHLDLMARVLRVQNKVFYTIGSSGHEGNAMVARAARHTDPAFLHYRSGGFMAERFRKLPGMDPVMDSALSFAASAEDPASGGRHKVWGSKPLWVLPQTSTIASHLPKALGTAVAVETARRLGHALPIPDDSIAICSFGDASANHATAQTAFNAAAWTAYQKLPAPVLFVCEDNGIGISVKTPGGWIGNRFRNMDGLDYFAADGLDLASGYADVQRAVEHCRSSRRPTFLHLRTTRIMGHAGTDFEIEWRPVEELCAVEASDPLLRSAAIAMESGLMSKDEVLALYEATRKRCFAAAEEADRRPKIETLEHVIAPLAPYTPDAVQAEAQRADYAERRLQAFGSEAKLPEAQPPRHLAIQINNALHDLFAKYPETLLFGEDVAQKGGVYTVTKGLQKAFGPRRVFNTLLDETMILGLAQGFANVGLLPIPEIQYLAYFHNACDQIRGEAASLQFFSNNQYQNPMVVRIAGLGYQRGFGGHFHNDNSITALRDIPGLVVGCPSRGDDAATMLRTLTALAKVDGRVAVFLEPIALYMTKDLYEAGDGQWLTSYPAPDQAMPLGEGRVYGDGDDLVIFTYGNGVPMSLRAARQIEQTHGWKARVVDLRWLVPLNDAYIAQQARGAKRVIVVDEGRRSAGVGEGVITALAEAGFGGVPMQRVVGVDTYTPLAGAAFLVIPGEDDIVRAADALAKG encoded by the coding sequence ATGCCGAACTTCAACCCGGTCGCCAGCCCGATCCCGGCGCGCATGAAGGGCCTCAACCGGGCCGAGATCTGCGACGTCAATTTCGTCGAATTCGTCAAGGCCTGGAACGGCCGCGCCGACGCGCGCCCGTCGCCGAACGAAGCCATCCTCGACGGCAGCGCGCTCGATGCGCGCGGCTTCCGCGAACTGTTCGAATCGCAACTGATCAGCCGCCATCTGGACCTGATGGCGCGGGTGCTGCGGGTGCAGAACAAGGTCTTCTACACCATCGGTTCCAGCGGCCACGAAGGCAATGCGATGGTCGCGCGCGCCGCGCGCCACACCGATCCGGCGTTCCTGCATTACCGCAGCGGCGGCTTCATGGCCGAGCGTTTCCGCAAGCTGCCGGGCATGGACCCGGTGATGGATTCGGCGCTGTCGTTCGCCGCCAGCGCCGAGGACCCCGCGTCCGGCGGCCGCCACAAGGTGTGGGGCAGCAAGCCGTTGTGGGTGCTGCCGCAGACTTCGACCATCGCCTCGCATCTGCCGAAGGCGCTGGGCACGGCCGTCGCGGTCGAGACCGCGCGCCGCCTCGGCCATGCGCTGCCGATCCCCGACGACAGCATCGCCATCTGCTCGTTCGGCGACGCCTCGGCCAATCACGCCACCGCCCAGACCGCGTTCAACGCCGCCGCCTGGACCGCGTACCAGAAGCTGCCGGCGCCGGTGCTGTTCGTGTGCGAAGACAACGGCATCGGCATCTCGGTGAAGACCCCGGGCGGCTGGATCGGCAACCGTTTCCGCAACATGGACGGGCTGGATTATTTCGCCGCCGACGGCCTCGACCTGGCCAGCGGCTACGCCGACGTGCAGCGCGCGGTCGAGCATTGCCGCAGCAGCCGTCGCCCGACCTTCCTGCACCTGCGCACCACCCGCATCATGGGCCACGCCGGCACCGACTTCGAAATCGAGTGGCGTCCGGTCGAGGAACTGTGCGCGGTCGAGGCCAGCGACCCGCTGCTGCGCTCGGCGGCGATCGCGATGGAATCGGGGCTGATGTCGAAGGACGAGGTGCTCGCGCTGTACGAGGCCACGCGCAAGCGCTGCTTCGCCGCGGCCGAGGAAGCCGACCGCCGGCCCAAGATCGAGACCCTGGAGCACGTGATCGCGCCGTTGGCGCCGTACACGCCCGACGCGGTCCAGGCCGAGGCGCAGCGCGCCGACTACGCCGAGCGCCGCCTGCAGGCGTTCGGCAGCGAAGCCAAGCTGCCCGAGGCGCAGCCGCCGCGGCATCTGGCGATCCAGATCAACAACGCGCTGCACGACCTGTTCGCCAAATACCCCGAAACCCTGCTGTTCGGCGAGGACGTGGCGCAGAAGGGCGGCGTCTACACCGTCACCAAGGGACTGCAGAAAGCGTTCGGCCCGCGCCGGGTGTTCAACACCTTGCTCGACGAGACCATGATCCTCGGCCTGGCCCAGGGCTTCGCCAACGTCGGCCTGCTGCCGATTCCGGAAATCCAGTATCTGGCGTACTTCCACAACGCCTGCGACCAGATCCGCGGCGAAGCGGCGTCGCTGCAGTTCTTCAGCAACAACCAGTACCAAAACCCGATGGTGGTGCGCATCGCCGGCCTCGGCTACCAGCGCGGCTTCGGCGGCCATTTCCACAACGACAACTCGATCACCGCCCTGCGCGACATTCCCGGGCTGGTGGTCGGCTGCCCCTCGCGCGGCGACGACGCGGCGACCATGCTGCGCACGCTGACCGCGCTGGCCAAGGTCGACGGCCGCGTGGCCGTGTTCCTGGAGCCGATCGCGTTGTACATGACCAAGGACTTGTACGAAGCCGGCGACGGCCAGTGGCTGACTTCGTACCCGGCGCCGGACCAGGCCATGCCGCTCGGCGAGGGCCGGGTGTATGGTGACGGCGACGATCTGGTGATCTTCACTTACGGCAACGGGGTTCCGATGAGCTTGCGCGCCGCCCGCCAGATCGAGCAGACCCACGGCTGGAAGGCGCGCGTGGTCGACCTGCGCTGGCTGGTGCCGCTCAACGACGCCTACATCGCGCAGCAGGCGCGCGGCGCCAAGCGCGTCATCGTGGTCGACGAAGGCCGCCGCAGCGCCGGCGTGGGCGAGGGCGTCATCACCGCGCTGGCCGAGGCCGGCTTCGGCGGCGTGCCGATGCAGCGCGTGGTCGGCGTCGACACCTACACCCCGCTGGCCGGCGCGGCGTTCCTGGTGATCCCGGGCGAGGACGACATCGTCCGCGCCGCCGACGCGCTGGCCAAGGGCTGA